From Pseudoalteromonas viridis, the proteins below share one genomic window:
- a CDS encoding DUF368 domain-containing protein, whose translation MSNKTDSKRDFIWLFFKGAGMGAADVVPGVSGGTIAFITGIYARLLGAIKSVNLDAIKTLKAEGVKATWRHIDGTFLLVLFGGLLTSAASLAKLITYLLEHHQLYVWSFFFGLIIASFVHVGKQVTRWHMPTVAACLAGAAIAYTITSLAPAEAVPQTWYYFAAGAIAICAMILPGISGSFILLLLGMYGHVLSAVNEMQIMLIALFLGGCVVGLMAFSRLLSWLLSRFEQVTFALLCGFLLGSLNLLWPWKQVLTSYTNSKGIEKPLMQANVLPAEFARLTSQDPQVLACVSLAVAGLALILLIEWISRKDA comes from the coding sequence TTGAGCAATAAAACTGACAGCAAACGTGATTTTATCTGGTTGTTTTTTAAAGGGGCTGGTATGGGCGCCGCCGATGTTGTGCCGGGTGTTTCCGGTGGTACAATCGCCTTTATTACCGGCATTTATGCCCGTCTGCTCGGGGCCATCAAAAGTGTCAACCTGGACGCCATTAAAACACTCAAAGCTGAGGGGGTTAAGGCGACATGGCGACATATAGACGGCACTTTCTTGTTGGTTTTGTTTGGTGGCCTGCTCACCAGTGCAGCTTCTCTGGCTAAGCTCATCACCTATTTGCTTGAGCATCATCAGTTATATGTCTGGTCTTTCTTTTTTGGCCTGATCATCGCCTCCTTTGTCCATGTTGGTAAGCAAGTGACCCGCTGGCACATGCCGACAGTCGCAGCGTGCCTGGCAGGGGCCGCTATTGCCTATACCATTACCTCTTTGGCACCTGCCGAAGCCGTACCGCAAACCTGGTATTATTTTGCCGCAGGCGCAATCGCAATTTGTGCCATGATCCTGCCGGGTATTTCCGGCAGTTTTATCCTTTTACTGCTGGGCATGTACGGACATGTACTGAGTGCGGTCAATGAGATGCAAATCATGCTGATCGCTTTGTTTCTGGGCGGCTGTGTTGTCGGCTTGATGGCATTTTCGCGGTTATTGTCTTGGCTGCTGAGTCGCTTTGAGCAGGTCACGTTTGCATTGCTGTGTGGCTTCTTGCTCGGTTCGCTGAACTTGCTGTGGCCCTGGAAGCAGGTGTTAACCAGCTATACCAATTCAAAAGGGATCGAAAAGCCTCTGATGCAGGCGAACGTATTGCCGGCTGAATTTGCCCGGTTAACCTCTCAGGACCCTCAGGTTTTGGCTTGTGTGTCACTGGCAGTAGCAGGGTTGGCTCTGATTTTGTTAATCGAATGGATAAGCCGCAAAGACGCATAA
- a CDS encoding DUF3530 family protein yields MFTNSRLLLILSLLFSLTTTSEANTAEHQPPPSKSSQFDSDLRYWLSSEKLLTIKDEEQEIAVLFSEYMAAPKRGIIVLLPGLEQSQLYNNGLSYLHQTLTDDGYDTYTLPVPDLIDSGDIAAGVIEETPNEVKSAAIPVLSELALDNYKAALVARFEALYKTLALRQNEHIAIVAFGNSAGLFAEYLATLPSIRVDALITVSAQLANAQRNSHLPASLSLVTPALLDVFYSFDSPLVLETIDERRRWARRNSKLDYRQRELFGQQHQPMQHQRLRKELTGFLRRL; encoded by the coding sequence ATGTTTACAAACTCCCGGTTACTTCTGATCCTCAGCTTGTTGTTTAGCCTGACAACGACTAGCGAGGCCAATACCGCAGAGCATCAGCCACCACCGAGCAAATCATCACAATTTGACAGCGACTTGCGCTACTGGCTGAGCAGCGAAAAGCTGCTGACCATCAAAGATGAAGAGCAAGAGATAGCCGTGTTATTCTCCGAGTATATGGCGGCTCCCAAGCGCGGTATCATAGTATTACTCCCCGGACTTGAACAAAGTCAGCTCTACAACAATGGCCTGAGTTACTTACACCAAACGCTGACAGATGATGGCTACGACACCTATACCCTGCCGGTGCCCGACCTGATTGACAGCGGCGACATTGCAGCGGGTGTCATTGAGGAGACGCCAAATGAGGTAAAAAGTGCTGCCATCCCGGTACTGAGTGAACTGGCGCTGGATAATTACAAAGCCGCGCTGGTCGCGCGTTTTGAGGCACTCTATAAAACACTGGCATTGCGTCAGAACGAGCACATTGCCATTGTGGCATTTGGTAACAGCGCTGGCCTGTTTGCGGAGTACCTGGCCACTTTACCCAGCATTCGCGTTGATGCACTGATCACCGTCAGTGCCCAGCTGGCTAATGCGCAGCGTAACAGCCATTTGCCCGCCAGCTTATCGCTGGTCACCCCGGCGCTGCTAGATGTTTTTTACAGCTTCGACAGTCCTCTGGTGCTGGAAACCATAGACGAGCGCCGACGCTGGGCCAGACGCAACAGTAAACTCGACTACCGCCAGAGAGAGCTCTTCGGTCAGCAACATCAGCCGATGCAGCATCAGCGGCTGCGCAAAGAGTTAACAGGGTTTTTAAGACGCCTTTGA
- the djlA gene encoding co-chaperone DjlA has translation MWGKLLGTAFGFLFGKWLGAILGFYLGHLFDKSLKQDFDKVGGFQGFLNGDDLSERQALFFSSCFSVMGHIAKSNGRVSEVHIRAATAFMDEMALTGDDRREAQHAFRAGKEADFSIKDAVREVREAFARRYDLLQLFLEIQIQMAFSDGHVSEQEQALLREVSKHLGISQAQFGFLLKRYQAEFRFRQQRAQWQSQQSQQRHNQQRQQRSSAREPEHSAISRSEALAVLGLSDGASDKDIKRAYRKLMSQHHPDKLVSQGLPEHMMEIAKRKSQSIQSAYELLKQKR, from the coding sequence ATGTGGGGTAAGTTGTTGGGCACCGCCTTTGGCTTTTTGTTTGGTAAATGGCTGGGGGCAATTCTCGGCTTTTATCTGGGTCACTTGTTCGACAAGAGCCTGAAACAGGATTTTGACAAGGTCGGCGGGTTTCAGGGGTTTTTGAATGGCGATGACCTCAGTGAGCGTCAGGCACTGTTTTTCTCCAGCTGTTTTTCCGTTATGGGGCATATCGCCAAATCGAATGGCCGAGTCAGCGAGGTTCATATCCGCGCAGCAACGGCATTTATGGATGAAATGGCGCTGACAGGAGACGACCGCCGCGAAGCCCAGCATGCATTCAGAGCAGGCAAAGAGGCCGATTTTTCGATTAAGGATGCGGTTCGCGAAGTCAGAGAGGCGTTTGCCAGACGCTATGATCTGCTGCAACTGTTCCTGGAAATTCAAATTCAGATGGCTTTTTCCGATGGCCACGTCTCCGAACAGGAGCAAGCGTTGCTGCGCGAAGTCAGCAAGCATCTGGGTATCTCTCAGGCTCAGTTTGGCTTTTTACTCAAGCGCTACCAGGCAGAATTTCGTTTTCGCCAGCAACGTGCTCAGTGGCAGTCGCAGCAATCTCAGCAGCGCCACAATCAGCAAAGGCAGCAGCGCAGTTCAGCACGCGAGCCCGAGCACAGCGCGATATCTCGCAGCGAAGCACTGGCTGTATTGGGATTAAGCGACGGAGCATCCGATAAGGACATCAAACGTGCCTATCGCAAGCTGATGTCACAGCACCACCCGGACAAGTTAGTTTCTCAGGGCCTGCCCGAGCATATGATGGAAATTGCTAAACGAAAAAGCCAGAGCATTCAGTCAGCCTATGAACTCCTGAAGCAAAAACGGTAA
- the murU gene encoding N-acetylmuramate alpha-1-phosphate uridylyltransferase MurU, whose protein sequence is MKAMILAAGRGKRMMPLTATMPKPMLEVAGKPLLAYHVGRLADAGVTDIVINLAWQGDKIRDYFADGSAFGVSIQYSEEPEGGLETAGGIVRALPLLCDEGDTFIVINGDIFTDYAVHDLCRLHLLPGEAHLVFVENPPHNPHGDFPLAHQSNNEQAYTFAGIGLYHKDFFNEVSEQFVALGPMLKTGLAQGRVSTELFLGQWQDIGTPERLAQINKTMEQADVG, encoded by the coding sequence ATGAAAGCAATGATTTTGGCCGCGGGCAGGGGCAAGCGTATGATGCCGCTGACGGCCACCATGCCAAAGCCCATGCTGGAGGTAGCGGGAAAGCCCTTGCTGGCATACCACGTGGGTCGATTGGCGGACGCAGGCGTGACTGATATTGTTATTAACCTGGCCTGGCAGGGTGACAAGATACGTGATTACTTTGCTGATGGCAGCGCGTTCGGTGTCTCCATCCAATATAGCGAGGAGCCCGAAGGGGGCCTGGAAACCGCGGGCGGCATAGTCAGGGCATTACCTTTGTTGTGCGACGAAGGCGATACCTTTATCGTGATCAATGGTGACATTTTCACCGATTACGCAGTCCATGATCTGTGCCGCTTGCATCTGCTTCCCGGTGAAGCGCATCTGGTATTTGTGGAAAACCCGCCACATAACCCGCACGGAGACTTCCCGCTGGCTCATCAGAGCAATAACGAACAGGCCTATACCTTTGCTGGTATTGGTTTGTATCACAAAGACTTCTTTAATGAGGTCAGTGAACAGTTTGTGGCGCTGGGGCCGATGCTTAAAACAGGGCTAGCCCAGGGCCGTGTCTCGACGGAACTCTTTTTGGGGCAGTGGCAGGATATTGGCACGCCTGAACGTTTAGCTCAGATCAACAAGACAATGGAGCAGGCAGATGTGGGGTAA
- a CDS encoding aminoglycoside phosphotransferase family protein: MTPSLSPEVVARAKARAAFLHNHLHADPQQVTALDGDASFRRYFRITHRESTFILLDVAPEAGNVSAFVELNKVFSAGQVRVPQIFAADCALGFVLLEDLGAQHLADRLSSQHHAQKDYESLINMLPGIARIPASPYMKPYDAAFIEMELDIFSEWLLTRWLGFAITEYWQQQWASLKQTLVANMQAQTQVTMHRDFHSRNIMWHNQQWVVIDYQDAVQGPVTYDVVSLLKDCYHRLPEAQFNHLQRLSFEVLSRAGLLAQSDYDEYQQQLALTGLQRHLKAAGIFARLYLRDGKPGYLKNILPTLQYIQDTAECFDAFQWLATSLQSEIIPLVKAKLEQQQ, encoded by the coding sequence ATGACCCCAAGCTTGTCACCTGAGGTTGTGGCCCGAGCAAAGGCCAGAGCGGCCTTTTTACACAACCACCTTCATGCTGATCCACAGCAGGTCACGGCCCTTGACGGAGACGCGAGTTTTCGTCGCTACTTTCGTATTACGCATCGTGAAAGCACTTTTATTCTGCTCGATGTTGCCCCAGAGGCGGGCAACGTCAGTGCCTTTGTTGAGCTGAACAAAGTGTTCAGTGCAGGTCAAGTCAGGGTGCCCCAGATCTTTGCTGCGGATTGTGCGCTGGGGTTTGTGTTACTGGAAGACCTTGGTGCGCAGCACCTGGCGGATCGACTTAGTTCACAGCACCATGCGCAGAAAGACTATGAGTCGCTGATTAATATGCTGCCTGGTATTGCACGAATACCCGCCAGCCCCTACATGAAACCCTATGATGCCGCTTTCATTGAGATGGAACTGGATATTTTTAGTGAGTGGTTACTTACTCGTTGGTTAGGGTTCGCAATAACGGAATATTGGCAGCAGCAATGGGCAAGTCTTAAGCAGACTCTGGTGGCCAATATGCAGGCGCAAACCCAGGTGACAATGCATCGTGATTTCCACAGCCGTAATATCATGTGGCACAATCAGCAGTGGGTGGTTATCGACTATCAGGATGCAGTTCAGGGACCGGTTACGTATGACGTTGTTTCGCTGCTTAAAGACTGCTATCACAGGCTGCCTGAGGCGCAATTTAATCATTTGCAGCGCCTCAGTTTTGAGGTGTTAAGTCGGGCCGGGCTACTGGCCCAGAGTGACTATGACGAATATCAACAACAGCTGGCTTTGACTGGGTTGCAGCGCCATCTTAAGGCCGCGGGGATCTTCGCGCGCTTATACCTGCGTGATGGTAAACCGGGATACTTAAAGAACATTTTGCCAACTTTGCAATACATTCAGGACACAGCAGAGTGTTTTGATGCATTTCAATGGCTTGCAACCAGTTTGCAATCCGAGATAATACCTTTAGTAAAGGCTAAACTGGAACAGCAACAATGA